CATCACATCGTCAACGCCTGGCAGCCCTGAAGGATACCGAATGACCTTGCGCGTCGCAGTCCAGATGGACCCGCTGGAATCGATCAACATCGCCGGCGATTCCAGCTTCGCCCTGATGATGAGCGCGCAGGCGCGCGGGCACACCCTGTTCCACTACGACGCGGGCGACCTGACCCTGGATGCCGCCGACCGGCTGACTGCGCAGGCCCGGCCCGTGCGCGTGCAGCCCGTCCAGGGCAGCCACTTCACCGCGGGCGATCCCGTGCGGATGGACCTTGGCCGCGATATCGACGTGGTGCTGATGCGGCAGGACCCGCCGTTTCACATGGGCTACATCACGGCGACGCACCTGCTGGAGCGGATCGAGAGCGAGACGCTGGTGGTCAACAACCCGGTCAGCGTGCGCAACGCGCCGGAAAAGGTGATGGTGCTGGATTACCGACGCTTCATGCCGCCGACCCTGGTCACCCGCTCGGCAGACGAAGTCCGCGCGTTCCAGCGCGAACACGGGGCGGTGGTGGTGAAGCCGATCCACGGCAATGGCGGCAAGGCGATCTTTCGCGTGCCGGCCGATGGCGACAATCTTGGCGCCTTGTTCGAGGTGTTCAACCAGACCTGGCCCGAACCGCACATGGTACAGCCGTTCCTGCCTGACGTGGCGAACGGCGACAAGCGCATCGTCCTGGTCGATGGCGAAGTGGCCGGCGCGATCAACCGCAAGCCGGGCGAGGGGGAGTTTCGTTCTAACCTGGCGGTCGGCGGTAGCGCCGAGGCGACCGACCTCACCGACCGGGAACAGGAAATCTGCGCGGCGATGGGCCCCCGGCTGAAGGCGCTGGGCCTGATCTTCGTGGGCATCGACGTGATCGGCGGGCAGTGGCTGACCGAAATCAACGTCACCAGCCCCACCGGCATCGTGGCCATCGACCGCTTCAACGGCACCGATACGGCGGGTCGCATCTGGGACGCGATCGAAAGCCGCCTGGCGCGCTGAACCAATCGCCGGCCGCGCCGTTGGGGATTCCATGCACGGGTTCATCATCGAGGCGATCGCCCGCGGGGGATATGTCGGCATTTTCCTGCTGATGGTGCTGGAGAACGTTTTCCCGCCTGTCCCCAGCGAAGTCATCATGGGCGTGGGCGGCGTGCTGGTGACGCGCGGCGACATGGCGTTCTGGCCTTTGCTGACCGTCGGCACGCTGGGCACGGTTGCCGGCAATTACGCCTGGTTCTGGATCGGCAACCGCTGGGGATACGAACGCACGCGTCCATTCATCGAACGCTGGGGACGCTGGCTGACAATCGACTGGCAACACATGGAATCGGCCAGCCGGTTCTTCCGCCGGCACGGGCAGTGGGTGGTCTTCTTCCTCCGCTTCAGCCCGTTCATGCGGACGATGATCTCGCTCCCCGCCGGGCTTGCCCACATGCCGGTCGGGCGGTTCCTGGTGTTCACGGCGGCCGGGTCGGCGATCTGGAATGCCCTGCTGATCCTGGGCGGGACGGTGCTGGCCCGTTTCCTCGGCGAGTATGAAGCGGTGATGGGCTGGGGCATCCTCGCGCTTATCGGCCTCGCGATCGCCGGCTACATTTGGCGCGTCGTCACATGGAAGCCGCGCACCGGCGACTAACGCCCGCGCGGATGGGCCGTGCGATAGGTTTCCAGCATCGTGGCCGCATCCACCCGGGTGTAGATCTGCGTGGAGCCGAGACTGGCGTGGCCAAGCAGTTCCTGCAGGCTGCGCAAGTCGGCCCCCGCCCCCAGCAGATGCGTGGCGAAGCTGTGGCGGAGCGCGTGCGGCGTGGCCGTGGTGGGTAGCCCCAGCGCGGCGCGGGCGCGGGCCATGGCTTTCTGCACCATGCCTTGGCCAAGCGGCCCGCCCTTTGCGCCCCGGAACAGGGGTTCTTGGTC
This region of Tsuneonella aeria genomic DNA includes:
- the gshB gene encoding glutathione synthase; translated protein: MTLRVAVQMDPLESINIAGDSSFALMMSAQARGHTLFHYDAGDLTLDAADRLTAQARPVRVQPVQGSHFTAGDPVRMDLGRDIDVVLMRQDPPFHMGYITATHLLERIESETLVVNNPVSVRNAPEKVMVLDYRRFMPPTLVTRSADEVRAFQREHGAVVVKPIHGNGGKAIFRVPADGDNLGALFEVFNQTWPEPHMVQPFLPDVANGDKRIVLVDGEVAGAINRKPGEGEFRSNLAVGGSAEATDLTDREQEICAAMGPRLKALGLIFVGIDVIGGQWLTEINVTSPTGIVAIDRFNGTDTAGRIWDAIESRLAR
- a CDS encoding DedA family protein, which produces MHGFIIEAIARGGYVGIFLLMVLENVFPPVPSEVIMGVGGVLVTRGDMAFWPLLTVGTLGTVAGNYAWFWIGNRWGYERTRPFIERWGRWLTIDWQHMESASRFFRRHGQWVVFFLRFSPFMRTMISLPAGLAHMPVGRFLVFTAAGSAIWNALLILGGTVLARFLGEYEAVMGWGILALIGLAIAGYIWRVVTWKPRTGD